The Marinitoga hydrogenitolerans DSM 16785 genome includes the window GAAAGGATTTTTTACAGAACAAAAAACATCTATTGATAAAATAGTATCAAAGGTATTATCTTTAAAAGGCATATTCTCTACAGATGAATTTATAAATTCTAATTTCAAATCATTTCTTTTTTTAGCTTTTTCTTTGGCTATTTCTAACATTTTTATGCTTTTATCAATAAGAACAACATGTGAATTTTTAGGATAATATGATATATTATTTCCTGTACCAACAGCAAGATCAAGTGTATAACCTTCTATTTGAGGTACAAATATTTTTCTGAATTCATTCATTGTAGTTTTTTCTAAAGAGCTTAGTAACTTATCATAATACTTTGCAATAAAGTCATATCTTGTCATGGTTTCACCTTCGTTTTGTATTTAATATTATTATACCATATAAAATGATATAATATTCTAAAAGAATTATTTTCTTTAAAGATTTCCGG containing:
- a CDS encoding class I SAM-dependent methyltransferase; the protein is MTRYDFIAKYYDKLLSSLEKTTMNEFRKIFVPQIEGYTLDLAVGTGNNISYYPKNSHVVLIDKSIKMLEIAKEKAKKRNDLKLEFINSSVENMPFKDNTFDTILSIDVFCSVKNPFKSMLAVKNVLKHGGKGIFVEHGLTGDILKDFFLYITTLITYPTVGSSMIRKPLDYIQSANFKLLEYGHLKNSFYYFIVRKE